A window of the Dyadobacter pollutisoli genome harbors these coding sequences:
- a CDS encoding pyridoxal phosphate-dependent aminotransferase, producing the protein MNQKIDRRNLLKSGLMAIGGMTLAPHLSMGAFSNSPLPLDPESRIYRSPMVREHFLPADFKAPKIIAKLNANENPYGPPMSAQKAVADSVKNGNRYAWKEMYDLIDKIAKKEGVSADHIMMGPGSSDLLEKVALVTFMKGKGNIVSADPCYMSLVQVAKSVGATWKPVPCTADWSHDLKAMEAAIDSETKLVYVCNPNNPTGAITKGQDLLDFCSRVSEKVPVFVDEAYIELAVGADTQSMVSLLTQKKNVIVARTFSKIMGMAGIRVGYMVALPSYLESINQITRGGMGISYTSIFAASASLDDKDFQGTTRKLNHEAKLYLYENLDKMGYKYIPSYTNFVLFPISITGKELLTKMTAKGVAVRSFDIMNKPWCRVSIGTMDEMKAFVGALGQLS; encoded by the coding sequence ATGAATCAAAAAATTGACCGTCGGAATCTGTTAAAATCCGGTTTAATGGCAATCGGAGGTATGACCTTAGCACCGCATTTGAGCATGGGAGCTTTCTCAAACTCACCGTTACCATTAGATCCTGAAAGCCGCATTTACCGCAGCCCAATGGTAAGAGAACATTTCTTACCTGCTGATTTCAAAGCTCCTAAAATCATAGCAAAACTGAATGCTAACGAAAACCCATACGGACCTCCAATGTCTGCTCAAAAAGCAGTAGCTGACTCTGTGAAAAACGGTAACCGTTATGCATGGAAAGAAATGTATGACCTGATTGATAAAATTGCCAAAAAAGAAGGTGTAAGCGCTGACCACATTATGATGGGACCAGGTTCATCGGATCTTTTGGAAAAAGTTGCTTTGGTTACATTCATGAAAGGCAAAGGAAACATCGTTTCTGCTGATCCTTGCTACATGTCGCTGGTGCAGGTTGCGAAATCTGTTGGTGCTACCTGGAAGCCCGTTCCATGTACTGCCGACTGGTCGCATGACTTGAAAGCAATGGAAGCTGCGATCGACAGCGAAACCAAATTGGTTTACGTTTGTAACCCTAACAACCCAACCGGCGCTATCACAAAAGGACAGGACCTTCTGGATTTCTGCTCACGCGTTTCGGAAAAAGTACCTGTGTTTGTTGACGAAGCTTACATTGAACTAGCTGTTGGCGCTGACACTCAGAGCATGGTTTCTCTGCTTACTCAGAAGAAAAACGTGATCGTTGCCCGTACTTTCTCTAAAATCATGGGAATGGCTGGTATCCGTGTAGGTTATATGGTGGCCCTTCCATCCTACCTGGAAAGCATCAATCAGATCACCCGCGGTGGAATGGGTATCTCTTATACTTCTATCTTCGCGGCATCTGCCAGTCTTGACGACAAAGATTTTCAAGGCACAACACGTAAACTGAACCACGAAGCGAAACTATACCTTTACGAAAACCTGGACAAAATGGGTTACAAATACATCCCGTCCTACACCAATTTCGTACTATTCCCGATCAGTATCACAGGTAAGGAGTTACTTACTAAAATGACTGCCAAGGGTGTAGCTGTACGCTCATTTGATATCATGAACAAGCCATGGTGCCGCGTGAGTATCGGTACAATGGACGAAATGAAAGCGTTCGTAGGTGCACTGGGCCAGCTGAGCTGA
- a CDS encoding agmatine deiminase family protein, translating into MPDINTSLTPKELGYTFPAEWFPHRATWLTFPHNDASWQGDRLAKMRPQYLAFIKAISQGENVGIIANDENLKQFITQELIRTGVDLAKIEFVIKPTNDAWCRDHGPSFVINPETRQKMIVDWGHNAWGGKYPPYDDDNRTPQAIANYLNIPVVMPGIIMEGGAVEFNGAGSLLTSKSCLLNVNRNPHLNQGQIEEYLCNYYGIEQVLWVEGGIVGDDTDGHIDDTTRFINEDTVIACVESDRNDENFEILQTNLDMLKAMRLVNGKQLNIIEIPMPKAVVIDDFRTPGSYANFLICNAAVIVPVFNNPNDEIAIDILEKAFPGRQIIPLLATEIIWGQGSFHCLSQQEPLI; encoded by the coding sequence GTGCCTGATATTAACACTTCATTGACCCCGAAAGAACTGGGTTATACATTTCCTGCCGAATGGTTTCCTCACCGCGCTACCTGGCTCACATTCCCGCACAATGACGCTTCCTGGCAAGGTGACCGGCTAGCGAAGATGCGGCCGCAGTATCTTGCTTTCATCAAGGCGATCAGCCAGGGTGAAAATGTAGGGATCATTGCCAATGATGAAAACCTGAAACAATTCATCACGCAGGAGCTTATCCGTACCGGTGTAGATCTTGCGAAAATTGAATTTGTAATAAAACCAACCAATGACGCCTGGTGCCGCGATCACGGGCCTTCATTTGTCATTAATCCCGAAACCCGCCAGAAAATGATCGTGGACTGGGGGCATAATGCGTGGGGCGGAAAATATCCGCCTTATGACGACGATAACAGAACTCCTCAGGCGATAGCCAATTATTTGAATATCCCTGTCGTGATGCCGGGCATTATAATGGAAGGCGGCGCCGTGGAATTCAATGGGGCAGGTTCATTGCTCACAAGCAAATCCTGCTTGCTGAATGTCAACCGCAACCCACATTTGAATCAGGGGCAGATTGAAGAATATTTGTGCAATTACTACGGGATTGAGCAGGTGCTTTGGGTGGAGGGCGGCATAGTAGGCGATGATACCGACGGGCATATCGACGACACGACCCGTTTTATCAATGAAGATACAGTCATTGCCTGTGTGGAAAGTGATCGTAACGACGAGAATTTTGAAATCCTGCAAACCAACCTGGATATGCTGAAAGCCATGAGGCTGGTCAACGGAAAGCAGCTCAATATCATCGAAATACCGATGCCCAAAGCTGTGGTGATCGATGATTTCCGGACGCCGGGCTCTTACGCCAATTTCCTGATCTGCAATGCCGCGGTGATCGTGCCGGTATTCAATAACCCTAATGACGAAATCGCCATTGACATTCTGGAAAAAGCCTTTCCGGGCCGTCAGATTATTCCATTATTGGCGACGGAGATTATCTGGGGACAGGGGAGTTTTCACTGCCTGAGCCAGCAGGAGCCGCTGATTTAG
- a CDS encoding glycoside hydrolase family 25 protein, with amino-acid sequence MAKKKVRSLAGKPSYLKPLPAKGWAIIAAVIIVIGGLIWWSDTKDENQWEFISKFGIKLPLRYAVHGIDVSHHNAKINWDKLKSTRSDNVGIDFVYIKATEGATHLDRQFKRNWSEAKRVGMRRGAYHFYNPRVMSDRQVQNFIGQVRMEPGDLPPVLDLETDARKPNEIIVKGVRNWLVLIEAHYGVKPIIYVNEHFYKKYIAGNFDDYPLWLAGYSRTHLDDLASDAHVLFWQHSEKGWADGIRGFVDYNVFLHERQDWESLGE; translated from the coding sequence ATGGCAAAAAAGAAAGTACGCTCGCTTGCGGGCAAACCCAGTTACCTCAAACCACTTCCTGCAAAAGGCTGGGCAATTATTGCGGCGGTGATTATAGTCATTGGCGGCCTGATTTGGTGGAGTGACACTAAGGACGAAAACCAATGGGAATTCATCAGCAAGTTCGGTATCAAGCTGCCCCTGCGCTACGCAGTTCACGGTATTGACGTTTCACACCACAATGCAAAGATCAATTGGGACAAGCTCAAAAGTACGCGTTCTGACAATGTTGGTATTGACTTTGTATACATTAAAGCTACGGAGGGTGCCACGCATCTTGACAGGCAGTTCAAAAGAAACTGGAGTGAAGCCAAGAGGGTAGGGATGAGGCGCGGTGCATACCATTTTTATAATCCACGGGTGATGTCCGATCGGCAAGTGCAAAATTTTATCGGCCAGGTGAGAATGGAGCCGGGAGATTTACCACCGGTACTGGACCTGGAAACCGACGCACGGAAGCCGAACGAAATTATTGTCAAAGGTGTGCGGAACTGGCTGGTACTTATTGAAGCGCATTACGGCGTGAAGCCGATCATATATGTGAACGAGCATTTTTATAAAAAATACATTGCTGGCAATTTTGACGACTACCCGCTCTGGCTCGCCGGGTACTCCCGTACGCACCTGGACGATCTCGCCTCGGATGCGCATGTGCTTTTCTGGCAGCATAGCGAGAAAGGCTGGGCGGATGGTATCAGAGGTTTTGTGGATTATAATGTATTCCTGCATGAGCGGCAGGATTGGGAGAGTTTGGGAGAGTAG
- a CDS encoding type II toxin-antitoxin system RelE family toxin, producing the protein MDDLKKPSVKLALITLIQSLEDADSLSEVSQIKKLKGFSNAYRIRIGDYRVGIFVENDVIEFARIAHRKDIYNIFLNFSGHNIAAPSIKPFIPKFCHSCTLYNIVPSIAYIFVMFNQNNNCQPLKNIQP; encoded by the coding sequence TTGGATGATCTCAAAAAACCTTCTGTCAAACTTGCATTAATTACCCTCATCCAATCCTTGGAAGACGCGGATTCTCTCTCAGAAGTAAGTCAAATCAAAAAATTAAAAGGCTTTTCCAACGCCTACCGGATTCGTATCGGTGACTACCGCGTTGGCATATTCGTCGAAAACGATGTAATTGAATTCGCCAGAATTGCCCATCGAAAGGACATTTACAACATTTTCCTTAATTTTTCCGGCCATAACATAGCCGCTCCCAGTATTAAACCATTCATTCCAAAATTTTGCCATTCATGTACTTTGTATAACATAGTACCTAGTATAGCATATATATTTGTCATGTTCAATCAGAACAACAACTGCCAACCTTTAAAAAACATACAGCCATGA
- the leuS gene encoding leucine--tRNA ligase — MSEYSHREIEKKWQDYWQSSGTFQVSNQSALPKYYVLDMFPYPSGAGLHVGHPLGYIASDIYSRYKRLKGFNVLHPMGFDSFGLPAEQYAIQTGQHPAITTEQNITRYIEQLKNLGLSYDWNREVRTSDPGYYKWTQWIFAELFNSWYNNDTDKAESIDTLTDKFSKEGNQKINAPRDEDTPVFSAEEWNAWSEEEQYKLTLKYRLTYVADATVNWCPGLGSVLSNDEVKDGVSERGGFPVIQKLMRQWMMRINAYAQRLLDGLDTVEWTDSLKEQQRNWIGRSVGALVKFAIDGQEGNIEVFTTRVDTIYGVTFMVIAPEHELVDVITTPEQRADIDAYIAMTQKKSERDRMSDVKTVSGAFTGAFAINPFNGEKVPVYIADYVLAGYGTGAVMAVPSGDQRDWNFAKHFDLPIIPILDSQKETETQADATKEGHYINSGMINGLTFHEANKVLIQWLEEKGIGKGKINYRLRDAVFSRQRYWGEPVPVYYKNDSTGQPLPYLLEESELPLNLPEVDKYLPTENGEPPLGRAQDWAHGSGNGYELSTMPGWAGSSWYWYRYMDPKNEGEFASKEAIEYWRDVDLYIGGTEHATGHLLYSRFWNKFLKDRGFVPEEEPFKKLINQGMIQGRSNFVYRVKGDDYSKPVFVSAGLRSQYEVSALHVDVNIVENDVLDVAKFKATRPDIAGENAEFILEDGKYICGVEVEKMSKSKFNVVNPDDIVERYGADTLRLYEMFLGPLDQAKPWNTNGIDGTYRFIRKLWRLFYNDAGQWMVKDVAAKPEELKILHKTIKKIEEDIEHFSFNTAVSAFMVCVNELGSLKCQSRAVLQELIILLSPYAPHISEELWDALGNEKGMVSKADFPKWEQQYVVDAVFEYPIQINGKVRASLSFALDTPASEIEKEVLANETVQRWMEGNPARKVIVVPKRIVNVVI, encoded by the coding sequence ATGAGTGAATATAGTCATCGGGAAATAGAAAAAAAGTGGCAGGATTACTGGCAGAGCAGCGGTACTTTCCAGGTATCCAACCAATCCGCTTTGCCGAAGTATTATGTGTTGGATATGTTTCCGTATCCTTCGGGAGCAGGGCTGCATGTTGGCCATCCGCTGGGATACATTGCCTCGGATATTTATTCCCGTTATAAAAGATTAAAGGGATTCAATGTGTTGCATCCAATGGGATTCGACAGCTTTGGCTTGCCTGCCGAGCAGTACGCGATCCAGACTGGCCAGCACCCTGCTATTACTACCGAGCAAAACATTACCCGCTACATTGAACAGTTAAAAAACCTGGGCCTCAGCTACGACTGGAACCGGGAAGTGCGGACGTCGGATCCTGGATATTACAAATGGACGCAATGGATTTTTGCAGAATTGTTCAACAGCTGGTACAACAACGATACGGACAAAGCTGAATCCATCGATACGCTGACGGACAAATTCAGTAAAGAAGGAAATCAAAAAATCAATGCTCCCCGCGACGAGGATACCCCGGTTTTTTCGGCCGAGGAATGGAATGCGTGGTCGGAAGAGGAGCAATATAAATTGACATTGAAATACCGGCTGACCTACGTTGCTGATGCGACCGTCAACTGGTGCCCGGGCCTTGGCTCTGTGCTTTCCAATGATGAAGTGAAGGACGGTGTTTCTGAACGCGGCGGCTTTCCTGTTATTCAAAAACTGATGCGACAGTGGATGATGCGCATTAATGCCTATGCACAACGTTTGCTGGACGGGTTGGATACTGTGGAATGGACCGACTCATTGAAGGAGCAGCAACGCAACTGGATCGGAAGATCGGTCGGTGCGCTGGTGAAATTCGCCATTGACGGACAAGAAGGAAATATTGAAGTTTTTACCACCCGCGTGGACACGATTTACGGGGTTACATTTATGGTAATTGCGCCCGAGCATGAGCTTGTGGACGTCATTACCACGCCTGAACAACGTGCCGATATCGATGCATACATTGCGATGACGCAGAAAAAATCGGAGCGTGACCGGATGTCGGATGTGAAAACGGTTTCGGGAGCATTTACGGGTGCATTTGCTATTAATCCATTTAATGGCGAGAAAGTACCTGTTTACATTGCTGACTACGTTTTGGCGGGTTACGGAACAGGAGCTGTGATGGCTGTGCCATCAGGTGATCAACGTGACTGGAACTTCGCAAAGCATTTTGACTTGCCTATCATACCGATCCTGGATTCTCAAAAAGAAACTGAAACCCAGGCGGACGCTACCAAGGAAGGACATTATATCAATTCGGGAATGATCAATGGTTTGACATTCCACGAGGCTAATAAGGTGCTGATCCAATGGTTGGAAGAAAAAGGTATTGGTAAAGGAAAGATCAATTACCGGTTGCGTGACGCGGTTTTCAGCCGCCAGCGTTATTGGGGTGAGCCGGTTCCGGTTTATTATAAAAATGACAGCACCGGACAGCCATTGCCTTATTTGTTAGAGGAAAGTGAGTTGCCGCTGAATTTGCCTGAGGTTGATAAATATTTGCCTACTGAAAACGGAGAGCCGCCGTTAGGACGGGCTCAGGATTGGGCGCACGGCTCAGGGAATGGTTACGAGCTGAGCACTATGCCGGGCTGGGCTGGTAGCAGCTGGTACTGGTACCGCTATATGGACCCTAAAAATGAGGGTGAGTTTGCTTCGAAGGAAGCGATCGAATACTGGCGCGATGTGGATTTGTACATCGGCGGCACCGAACACGCGACAGGACATTTACTTTACAGTCGTTTTTGGAACAAGTTTTTGAAGGACAGAGGCTTTGTTCCCGAGGAAGAGCCTTTCAAGAAACTGATCAACCAGGGAATGATCCAGGGGCGCAGCAATTTTGTGTACCGGGTAAAAGGAGACGATTATAGCAAACCTGTCTTCGTAAGCGCAGGTTTGCGGTCGCAGTATGAAGTGTCGGCATTGCACGTTGACGTTAACATTGTGGAGAACGATGTGCTGGATGTTGCCAAGTTCAAAGCAACGCGACCGGACATTGCAGGTGAAAATGCAGAATTTATCCTGGAAGACGGGAAGTATATATGCGGCGTGGAAGTGGAAAAAATGTCCAAATCCAAGTTTAATGTAGTGAACCCAGACGATATCGTTGAACGTTACGGTGCGGATACATTGCGGTTGTACGAAATGTTCTTAGGCCCATTGGATCAGGCAAAGCCATGGAATACCAATGGAATCGACGGTACTTATCGCTTTATCAGGAAGCTGTGGCGGTTGTTTTACAATGACGCCGGGCAATGGATGGTGAAGGATGTTGCTGCAAAGCCGGAGGAGCTGAAAATACTGCATAAGACGATCAAGAAGATTGAGGAAGACATTGAACACTTCTCATTCAACACGGCTGTAAGTGCTTTCATGGTTTGTGTCAATGAACTGGGAAGTTTGAAATGCCAGAGCAGGGCGGTTTTGCAGGAGCTGATCATATTGCTTTCACCTTATGCGCCTCATATTTCGGAAGAACTTTGGGATGCATTGGGTAATGAAAAAGGAATGGTTTCCAAAGCTGATTTCCCGAAATGGGAGCAACAATATGTGGTGGACGCAGTCTTTGAATATCCGATCCAGATCAATGGAAAAGTAAGGGCTTCGTTGTCATTTGCATTGGATACACCTGCTTCGGAAATTGAAAAAGAAGTGCTCGCGAATGAAACCGTTCAGCGATGGATGGAAGGTAACCCGGCCAGGAAGGTGATCGTGGTTCCGAAACGTATAGTTAACGTGGTTATATAG
- a CDS encoding porin family protein, which yields MKNIMIAVCALLITHAATAQYDPAFRFGVKAGANLSNINGSNDLSIVHSGNAFNFKDNDNRSLGFVGGVFFRFGKTFYIQPELLLSQKGGKFNVYEDGVQNSDGKVDVRFSNLDVPVLFGVRVARFFRINVGPVASLRLSNNGKLGDSFDEIAGENSNAEFKNRLAYGYQAGVGVDFGRLSVDVRYEGNFTEIAKINFDNATTAHQFGKKGNLFQATLGFAIF from the coding sequence ATGAAAAACATTATGATTGCGGTTTGTGCGTTACTGATTACGCATGCGGCGACGGCTCAATATGATCCTGCTTTTCGCTTTGGCGTCAAGGCGGGTGCCAATTTATCGAACATCAATGGCAGCAATGACCTGTCTATCGTGCACAGTGGCAATGCTTTCAATTTTAAAGATAACGACAACCGATCGCTGGGTTTTGTGGGAGGTGTGTTTTTCAGATTTGGGAAAACGTTCTACATTCAGCCTGAATTGCTGCTTTCTCAAAAAGGGGGGAAATTCAATGTATATGAGGACGGGGTGCAGAATTCAGACGGAAAAGTAGATGTACGCTTCTCCAATCTGGACGTACCGGTACTTTTCGGTGTACGTGTTGCGCGTTTTTTCAGGATAAATGTAGGCCCGGTTGCTTCACTAAGACTATCTAACAACGGCAAATTAGGTGATTCATTCGACGAAATTGCCGGTGAAAATTCAAATGCAGAATTCAAAAATCGCCTGGCATATGGCTATCAGGCTGGTGTTGGCGTCGACTTTGGAAGGCTGAGTGTGGATGTGCGGTACGAGGGTAATTTTACGGAAATTGCAAAAATCAATTTTGATAATGCAACCACTGCCCACCAATTCGGAAAGAAAGGAAATCTCTTCCAGGCAACATTGGGTTTCGCGATTTTCTGA
- a CDS encoding helix-turn-helix domain-containing protein, whose translation MAINTDNVRLVFGLKLKQLRLDKGMSLSELSQKSGLSISYINEIEKGKKYPKSDKILALAAAMDVDYDTLVSLKLSKRLEPISDLLSSNILTELPLELFGIDPANLLEILSDAPMKISAFVGTLIEIARNYNMSIEKFYFSALRTYQEMHDNYFEDIETEAERFLTENQVAPERLLDETYLAEILRTRYNYVIENINERLNPEFSSVRSLTITNSSGSRLLINMHLSSVQRAFIYGREIGYLYLNLKNRLHTTALVEAESFEQLLNNFKASYFASAIIIKRSLLVPAIADFFAQKTWQPEKLIDLIHNFNTTPESFCYRLSNILPRYFGINQIFFSRFNNFVGQNLFDMTKEMHISRKHYPHTVRDEHYCRRWVALTVLNDLAEIIQHKEQPRILCKAQKSTYIDTQDQYLVISFAQPMSPTPNLNVSVSMGIYLDDQTREKLAFLQDPQLPSRDVNQTCERCSLFDCRERIAAPVILQKKFKNEELRKALRRMIN comes from the coding sequence GTGGCAATAAATACAGATAATGTAAGGTTGGTTTTTGGTTTAAAACTGAAACAACTCAGGCTTGATAAAGGAATGTCGCTTAGTGAACTTTCCCAGAAATCAGGGTTGTCCATTTCCTATATTAATGAAATAGAAAAAGGAAAAAAGTACCCCAAATCCGACAAAATCCTTGCACTGGCGGCCGCTATGGACGTAGATTATGACACGCTCGTGTCATTAAAACTCAGTAAAAGACTGGAACCCATTTCCGACCTGCTGAGCTCCAATATCCTGACCGAACTACCACTCGAACTTTTTGGAATAGACCCCGCAAACCTTTTGGAGATCCTTTCCGACGCGCCTATGAAGATCAGCGCGTTTGTGGGGACGCTCATTGAAATTGCCCGTAACTATAATATGTCGATCGAGAAATTCTATTTCTCTGCACTCCGTACTTACCAGGAAATGCACGACAATTATTTTGAGGACATTGAAACAGAAGCCGAACGTTTTCTGACTGAAAATCAGGTCGCGCCCGAGCGGTTACTGGATGAAACTTATCTCGCCGAAATACTGAGGACCCGCTATAATTATGTGATTGAGAACATTAATGAAAGGCTTAATCCCGAATTTTCAAGCGTACGTTCCTTAACGATTACCAATAGTTCGGGAAGCCGGTTACTGATCAATATGCACCTGTCCTCCGTACAGCGGGCATTTATTTACGGCCGGGAGATCGGCTATCTTTATCTGAACCTGAAAAACAGGCTGCATACCACTGCATTGGTGGAGGCTGAGTCGTTTGAGCAGCTATTGAACAACTTCAAAGCTTCTTACTTTGCCAGCGCTATTATCATTAAAAGAAGCTTGCTGGTACCGGCGATCGCTGATTTTTTTGCCCAAAAAACCTGGCAGCCTGAGAAATTGATCGACCTGATACACAACTTTAATACTACCCCGGAATCATTCTGCTACCGGCTCAGCAACATTCTGCCGCGCTATTTCGGGATTAACCAGATCTTTTTTTCGCGGTTTAATAATTTCGTCGGACAGAACCTTTTCGATATGACCAAGGAAATGCACATTTCGAGAAAGCATTATCCGCACACGGTCAGGGATGAACATTATTGCCGCAGGTGGGTCGCGCTCACGGTACTCAACGACCTTGCAGAGATCATCCAACACAAAGAACAGCCCCGGATACTTTGTAAAGCGCAAAAATCGACCTACATTGATACACAAGACCAATACCTCGTCATCAGTTTTGCACAACCCATGTCGCCTACCCCGAATCTCAATGTGAGCGTTTCCATGGGCATTTACCTCGACGACCAGACCCGTGAAAAGCTCGCTTTTTTGCAAGATCCGCAGCTACCTTCCCGGGATGTGAACCAGACCTGTGAAAGATGTTCGCTTTTTGATTGCCGTGAACGCATTGCAGCTCCGGTGATTCTTCAGAAAAAGTTTAAAAATGAAGAATTGAGAAAAGCATTACGCAGAATGATCAACTAG
- a CDS encoding sterol desaturase family protein — protein MPGTYDFEDLLLKLSTPFYLFLIGLEIFLTYRTHSDAETRTSYSFRDSLTNALLMLVNGGIDLLFRAVYVGILIWFYHFSIISPIENPYTYWLLLFLLEDLAFYTLHYVDHHCRLFWAVHVTHHSSEHFNLTTGFRSSVFQPLYRFVYFIPLTLIGFNPADIIIMYSLTQIYGIIVHTEYIGKLGWLEYIMVTPSHHRVHHASNVQYLDKNMGMCLIIWDRIFGTFQEELISVPPQYGLTKPIETSGLRHTVFHEWEEIGKDFRQPAPLATKLKYLMKAPGWSPDGSRQTTKDLQNKSLQNPAPESRLPIAGPPTAEVI, from the coding sequence ATGCCCGGTACTTATGACTTTGAGGATCTACTTTTAAAGCTGTCCACACCGTTTTATCTGTTCCTGATCGGCCTGGAAATCTTTTTGACGTACCGAACTCATAGTGATGCGGAAACGCGGACATCCTACTCTTTCCGTGACAGCCTCACCAATGCGCTTTTAATGCTTGTCAATGGCGGTATTGACCTTTTGTTCCGTGCAGTTTACGTCGGCATACTCATCTGGTTCTACCATTTCTCGATTATCTCCCCAATTGAAAATCCTTATACCTACTGGCTGCTTCTATTTCTGCTGGAAGACCTTGCATTTTACACATTGCATTACGTGGATCATCATTGCAGGCTTTTCTGGGCAGTGCATGTGACGCACCATTCTTCCGAGCATTTCAACCTGACCACCGGTTTCAGGTCGTCGGTCTTTCAGCCATTGTACCGTTTCGTGTATTTCATTCCATTGACATTGATCGGCTTCAATCCGGCCGATATCATCATTATGTACTCGCTGACACAGATTTACGGCATCATCGTGCATACGGAATATATCGGCAAGCTTGGCTGGCTGGAATACATTATGGTCACGCCATCGCACCATCGCGTGCATCACGCCAGTAATGTGCAGTATCTTGACAAAAACATGGGAATGTGCCTGATCATCTGGGACCGCATTTTCGGGACTTTTCAGGAGGAATTGATCTCCGTTCCACCGCAGTACGGATTGACCAAGCCAATTGAAACGTCCGGTCTCAGACACACGGTTTTTCACGAATGGGAGGAAATTGGAAAGGATTTCAGACAACCGGCACCATTAGCTACAAAACTCAAGTACCTGATGAAAGCACCCGGCTGGTCACCCGACGGATCGCGGCAAACCACAAAAGATCTGCAAAACAAATCCCTGCAAAATCCAGCGCCCGAAAGCCGACTGCCGATCGCCGGTCCGCCGACCGCCGAAGTCATTTAA
- a CDS encoding acyl-CoA dehydrogenase family protein produces the protein MLTTDFFNINDLLTAEQRLIASTIKEFSDKEIKPIIEDYAQKAEFPLHLIRKFGELGVFGPTIPLDYGGGGLDYISYGLMCQEIERGDSGMRSTVSVQSSLVMWPIFQFGTEEQKRKYLPGLATGELLGCFGLTEPDHGSNPGGMKTTIAKTAGGYILNGSKMWISNAPFADIAVVWARNDDGRVQGLIAERGMKGFSTPEIHGKWSLRASATGELVFDQVFIPEANLLPLGVGLKAPLQCLDKARYGIAWGAIGAAMDCYETAVKYAGERIQFDKPIAAFQLTQRKLAEMLTEITKAQLLAWRLGVLMNEGKASTTQISMAKRNNVQTALNVARECRQILGAMGITGDYPIMRHMMNLESVITYEGTHDIHLLILGAEITGIQAFK, from the coding sequence ATGCTCACTACCGACTTCTTCAATATCAATGACCTACTGACCGCTGAGCAGCGGCTCATCGCCAGTACTATCAAGGAATTCTCCGACAAGGAAATAAAACCCATTATCGAAGACTATGCCCAAAAGGCTGAATTTCCACTGCATCTGATCAGGAAATTTGGCGAGCTGGGCGTGTTTGGTCCGACTATACCGCTGGACTATGGCGGTGGCGGATTGGATTACATTAGTTATGGGCTCATGTGTCAGGAAATTGAACGAGGCGATTCGGGTATGCGGTCTACGGTTTCGGTGCAGAGCTCCCTGGTTATGTGGCCGATATTTCAGTTCGGTACTGAGGAGCAAAAACGTAAATATCTTCCGGGACTTGCTACCGGTGAACTGCTGGGATGCTTTGGGTTAACAGAACCTGATCATGGCTCGAATCCCGGCGGCATGAAAACTACCATTGCCAAAACAGCAGGTGGGTATATCCTGAACGGTTCTAAAATGTGGATCTCCAATGCTCCATTCGCAGACATTGCGGTCGTGTGGGCAAGAAATGACGATGGCAGGGTTCAGGGATTGATTGCGGAACGTGGGATGAAAGGTTTTTCAACGCCTGAAATACATGGCAAATGGTCACTGCGGGCAAGTGCTACCGGCGAACTGGTTTTTGATCAGGTATTCATTCCCGAAGCAAACCTGTTACCACTTGGCGTCGGTCTCAAAGCACCGTTGCAATGTTTGGATAAGGCGCGCTATGGCATTGCCTGGGGCGCTATTGGCGCCGCAATGGACTGCTATGAAACTGCGGTCAAGTACGCGGGAGAGCGGATTCAATTCGATAAACCGATCGCCGCTTTTCAGCTCACACAACGGAAACTGGCGGAAATGCTCACCGAAATTACCAAGGCACAGCTACTTGCGTGGAGACTGGGCGTGCTTATGAATGAAGGAAAAGCTAGTACCACTCAAATTTCAATGGCTAAGCGGAACAATGTCCAGACTGCATTAAATGTGGCGAGAGAATGCCGGCAGATCCTGGGTGCGATGGGCATTACCGGCGACTATCCCATTATGCGGCACATGATGAACCTGGAATCGGTTATCACCTACGAGGGGACGCATGATATTCATTTGCTGATTCTAGGCGCAGAAATTACAGGAATTCAGGCTTTTAAATGA